From the Lathyrus oleraceus cultivar Zhongwan6 chromosome 4, CAAS_Psat_ZW6_1.0, whole genome shotgun sequence genome, one window contains:
- the LOC127135984 gene encoding uncharacterized protein LOC127135984 produces the protein MTLEQLEANQVSMRTDIDSMQEKMDRLLETMLLLAQKEKDTETSDEARKVAAQFGSPSLSIHGVTELDGNPAHPRGGLILIPVPMSNMNPHEHSATFARHRSVIGDEDPYDAFFMPQPAKPAVGDRPDPAVERLHALEEKFKSLEVHTTPGLDAVDMCLVPGLGIPQKFKVPDFDKYKGISCPRTHLRAYCRKMAAHISNDQLLIHYFQDSLSRASLEWYMQLERGQVQSWRDLAEAFLRHYQYNTDLAPNHTQLQDMIQRNNESFMEYAQRWRELAARVQPPLLDKELIDMFMGTLHTQYMEKMVGSSFPTFAEVVSVGERIESQIRKGKLPCAASASGGMKKPYPNLPKKPEGQTNAIMERGGYMARPYAPMPYHQVAAVIPTPYQPPYQQPYQQQYQQPYQKPAYQ, from the coding sequence atgacacttgaacagcTGGAAGCAAACCAGGTTTCGATGAGGACAGATATTGACTCCATGCAGGAAAAGATGGATCGTTTGCTTGAGACCATGTTACTCCTAGCCCAAAAGGAGAAGGATACTGAGACTAGCGACGAAGCCAGGAAAGTTGCTGCTCAGTTTGGATCGCCATCACTTAGCATCCATGGAGTAACTGAACTTGATGGTAACCCTGCCCATCCTAGAGGAGGACTGATCCTCATTCCTGTTCCCATGAGCAACATGAACCCCcatgagcattctgctacatTTGCTCGACACAGATCTGTGATAGGTGATGAAGATCCATATGACgccttcttcatgccacaaccaGCCAAACCTGCTGTTGGAGATCGCCCGGACCCAGCTGTTGAGAGACTCCATGCTCTGGAAGAGAAAttcaagtccttggaggttcacactactcccggtttggacgctGTTGACATGTGCTTGGTACCAGGTTTGGGGATTCcgcaaaaattcaaagtcccggactttgacaagtacaaagggatTAGTTGCCCGAGAACTCATCTCAGAGCTTACTGCCGCAAGATGGCTGCGCAtatcagtaatgatcaactcctgattcattacttccaagatagtctcaGTAGGGCATCTTTGGAGTGGTATATGCAGCTAGAGAGAGGTCAGGTCCAATCTTGGAGAGATCTCGCTGAAGCCTTCCTTAGGCATTACCAGTACAATactgatctagcacccaatcACACACAGCTGCAAGACATGATTCAACGCAACAATGAGTCATTCATGGAGTACGCCCAACGGTGGAGAGAGCTagcagctcgtgtccaacctcctcttcTTGACAAGGAGCtaattgatatgtttatgggaactctgcATACCCAATACATGGAAAAGATGGTGGGCTCCAGCTTCCCGACTTTTGCTGAGGTTGTCTCTGTGGGAGAACGAATTGAAAGTCAGATCAGAAAAGGAAAGCTACCTTGCGCCGCCAGTGCTTCAGGTGGGATGAAGAAACCATATCctaatctcccaaagaagccagaagggcAGACCAATGCCATAATGGAAAGAGGAGGATATATGGCACGTCCATATGCTCCTATGCCCTATCATCAAGTTGCCGCTGTCATCCCAACACCATATCAACCACCATATCAGCAACCCtatcaacaacaatatcagcaGCCTTATCAAAAGCCAGCTTATCAGTAA